The Desulfovibrio subterraneus genome has a segment encoding these proteins:
- a CDS encoding response regulator, with protein sequence MSFADSFRSLDFLEQAQALHKLQGEPAAQALAELTPLFLEPTGDTAADTMVRNTMRTLLQKNPDSIVSGIEHPHGPYAALCRDLAGEMHLVEAAPVLIARLSKADDSASLNETLTALGRIGSDAAIPVFHEHMRHADPVIASLCIQYLGALGDASCIQPLTDIISANEADDRYAVCGITTWAAIEALGRIGASSHAPALSELARFIHHKNPEARRIVLETFVRCGELAIPHIAPALLDSDKDSRVMAANALRDIAHKSAAHPLIHALEQGAASDPNVGFAIYEALGCTPGVKSLVALTDALPVEQEPTTLLAIVYALESLASPMVGKRFLEIIADRMAARDAQAQRILQAIIAAHAVKLFPYLHADPVAGRILISLILKCNNAETMLTFAEALKQCEGEQAARDAEAIRKELPKQESGRPKLLAIDDSTAMRNFYRTHGSAIGFDVMLAEHGRDALDIVEGLEGVFDVIVVDMNMPVMDGIQFTEKLRAMPLYATTPVIMATTESGRSQAALARKCGVSSFLPKPFTPEMLQNKLGKLLERTKR encoded by the coding sequence GTGTCCTTCGCAGATTCTTTCCGCTCACTCGATTTTCTGGAGCAGGCTCAGGCGCTGCACAAACTGCAGGGCGAGCCTGCGGCACAGGCTCTCGCCGAACTTACTCCCCTTTTTCTGGAGCCCACAGGCGACACTGCTGCAGACACCATGGTTCGCAACACCATGCGGACCCTGCTGCAAAAAAATCCGGACAGCATTGTCAGCGGCATTGAGCATCCGCACGGACCGTACGCCGCCCTGTGCAGAGATCTTGCCGGTGAGATGCATCTTGTCGAAGCGGCTCCCGTACTGATTGCCCGCCTCAGCAAGGCAGACGATTCGGCATCTCTCAACGAAACACTCACTGCACTCGGGCGCATAGGTTCCGATGCTGCCATTCCGGTGTTTCACGAACACATGCGGCATGCCGATCCGGTCATTGCTTCCCTGTGTATCCAATATCTCGGAGCACTGGGCGACGCATCCTGCATCCAGCCCCTCACCGACATCATATCAGCCAACGAAGCTGACGACCGCTACGCGGTGTGCGGCATAACCACATGGGCCGCCATTGAGGCTCTCGGCCGCATCGGCGCTTCCAGCCATGCCCCGGCCCTCTCGGAGCTGGCCCGCTTCATACATCACAAAAATCCGGAAGCACGCCGCATTGTTCTGGAAACCTTTGTGCGCTGCGGCGAGCTGGCCATTCCGCACATTGCCCCGGCGCTGCTCGATTCCGACAAGGACAGCCGCGTCATGGCCGCCAACGCCCTGCGCGACATTGCCCACAAGTCTGCCGCGCACCCGCTCATTCATGCGCTTGAGCAGGGGGCTGCCTCCGACCCCAACGTCGGCTTTGCCATCTACGAAGCACTCGGCTGTACGCCGGGCGTCAAAAGTCTTGTGGCACTCACGGACGCCCTGCCCGTGGAACAGGAACCCACAACGCTTCTGGCCATCGTGTATGCACTGGAGTCGCTGGCATCGCCCATGGTGGGTAAACGTTTTCTCGAAATAATAGCAGACCGCATGGCCGCACGCGATGCACAGGCCCAGCGTATTCTGCAGGCAATCATCGCGGCACATGCCGTCAAACTGTTTCCCTATCTGCATGCCGACCCGGTTGCCGGACGCATTCTCATCAGCCTGATTCTCAAGTGTAACAACGCCGAAACCATGCTGACCTTCGCCGAGGCGCTGAAGCAATGCGAAGGCGAACAGGCCGCACGCGATGCCGAAGCCATCCGCAAGGAATTGCCGAAGCAGGAAAGCGGAAGGCCCAAACTGCTTGCCATTGACGACTCAACGGCCATGCGCAACTTCTACCGCACGCACGGCTCGGCCATTGGCTTCGATGTCATGCTCGCGGAACACGGCCGCGATGCGCTGGATATTGTGGAAGGGCTGGAAGGCGTCTTTGATGTCATTGTCGTGGACATGAACATGCCCGTAATGGACGGCATTCAGTTCACGGAAAAACTGCGCGCCATGCCGCTGTATGCCACCACCCCCGTAATCATGGCCACCACCGAATCGGGCAGATCGCAGGCAGCCCTTGCGCGCAAGTGTGGCGTGTCCTCCTTCCTGCCCAAGCCCTTCACGCCGGAGATGCTGCAGAACAAGCTGGGCAAACTGCTGGAGCGCACCAAGCGCTGA
- a CDS encoding chemotaxis protein CheX — MSTGIEVAKPFISATVNVLSTMAGINPVPGMPYVKKNTVAQGDVSAVIGITGYKNGSISVTFTKKCAIALVKAMLGDDIQDLLQDTKDAVGEVTNMISGQARAGLAEMGMVFQGSTPSVIMGDNHSITHVTKSPIMAIPFSTANGDFTVEFCFE, encoded by the coding sequence ATGAGCACCGGAATCGAGGTAGCAAAACCCTTTATCAGTGCAACCGTCAACGTCCTCTCCACCATGGCGGGCATCAATCCCGTGCCGGGGATGCCGTATGTCAAGAAAAACACGGTTGCGCAGGGCGACGTGTCTGCCGTTATCGGCATCACAGGCTATAAGAACGGGAGCATCTCGGTCACTTTCACCAAAAAATGCGCCATAGCGCTGGTGAAAGCCATGCTCGGAGACGACATTCAGGATCTGCTGCAGGATACGAAGGATGCCGTAGGCGAAGTAACCAACATGATCTCCGGACAGGCCAGAGCGGGGCTTGCTGAAATGGGCATGGTGTTTCAGGGGTCTACTCCTTCAGTCATCATGGGTGACAACCATTCCATAACGCATGTCACCAAAAGCCCGATAATGGCCATACCCTTCTCCACTGCCAATGGCGACTTCACAGTGGAGTTCTGCTTCGAATAA
- a CDS encoding tetratricopeptide repeat protein: MCAAKVIGSLNTQGMQAMARGDFMNAEFMLHQALRKANALGAEGYTAKIQNNLALIFAAQGKNPQATELFAAALEVLERRTGGNNRLCDSIRRNLAAVSGHAENKAAHAA; this comes from the coding sequence ATGTGCGCTGCAAAGGTAATCGGCTCCCTCAACACACAGGGTATGCAGGCCATGGCCCGCGGAGACTTCATGAACGCCGAGTTCATGCTGCATCAGGCCCTGCGCAAGGCGAACGCGCTGGGGGCCGAAGGCTACACCGCCAAGATACAGAACAACCTTGCCCTCATCTTTGCGGCACAGGGCAAAAACCCGCAGGCGACGGAACTGTTTGCGGCAGCGCTTGAGGTGCTGGAACGCCGTACCGGCGGCAACAACCGCCTGTGCGATTCCATCCGCAGAAATCTCGCCGCAGTGTCCGGTCACGCGGAAAACAAGGCTGCCCACGCTGCATAG
- a CDS encoding DUF2325 domain-containing protein, which yields MCATLIGGMDRLRRDYINAAKSRGVDLKVFTGKENQISSQMGSPDLVIVFTSKVSHAARKEVLNYAKSRNIPVRMIHACGVSTLRNSLESN from the coding sequence ATGTGCGCAACCCTCATAGGCGGCATGGACAGACTGAGAAGGGATTACATCAACGCAGCCAAGTCCCGCGGCGTTGACCTGAAGGTTTTCACCGGCAAGGAAAACCAGATCAGCAGCCAGATGGGCAGTCCGGATCTGGTTATCGTGTTCACCAGCAAGGTTTCGCACGCGGCCCGCAAGGAAGTGCTCAACTACGCCAAGTCCCGCAATATCCCCGTGCGCATGATACACGCATGTGGCGTGTCCACCCTGCGCAACAGCCTTGAATCCAACTAG
- a CDS encoding DUF1007 family protein, with protein sequence MMNGLRMQALRLLCIACCLTCGIGVSWMFPDRGFAHPHVFVDATVDFVFENGGLAGMKVHWTFDPMASSQYLTDLDINGDGTLTAEEWTSQRDDIAVFLAEERFFLHVAVNGQSVFIPSIRDFVATFENGKLEYSFFAPLAAENGSDVIVAVFDPSYYTDFQIAEESFRFSGRSEGISYTLDDAPELAFYEGQIIPLAARVHF encoded by the coding sequence ATGATGAACGGACTGAGGATGCAGGCCCTGCGCCTGCTCTGCATTGCCTGCTGCCTGACTTGCGGCATAGGCGTGTCGTGGATGTTCCCTGACAGGGGATTCGCGCATCCGCATGTATTTGTGGATGCAACCGTGGACTTTGTTTTTGAAAATGGTGGTCTTGCAGGCATGAAAGTGCACTGGACGTTCGACCCCATGGCCAGCAGTCAGTATCTCACGGATCTTGATATTAACGGAGACGGCACGCTTACGGCAGAAGAATGGACCTCGCAGCGCGATGACATCGCCGTTTTTCTGGCTGAGGAACGCTTTTTTCTGCACGTTGCCGTGAACGGACAGTCGGTGTTTATTCCGTCCATCCGCGATTTTGTGGCCACGTTCGAGAACGGGAAGCTGGAATATTCCTTCTTTGCCCCGCTCGCAGCCGAGAACGGCAGCGATGTGATTGTGGCTGTTTTTGATCCCTCCTACTACACCGACTTTCAGATCGCCGAAGAGAGCTTCCGTTTCTCCGGCAGGTCCGAGGGTATTTCCTATACACTGGACGATGCGCCGGAGCTGGCTTTTTATGAAGGCCAGATCATTCCGTTGGCGGCACGGGTCCACTTTTGA
- a CDS encoding nickel/cobalt transporter encodes MTMRMAAVCTAVLLFLCSMSLSVPVTDGVSSLQLGMVSASLANPFTKGAHGRSPGQAEEKAAGGFEQQDQTAIAPGNGTQEGALQAPVAETGGASLPHAEAGFLATQYTRMLRAVTVMQKEMREKLSELGKDIAANPAGGSFWTFIGLSFFYGVVHALGPGHGKAVVFSYFLGKRGSIARGFAMGHLLSFVHAMSAVVLVFVLQWVLGNKGSQGFDEAGGVLQHVSYGLVAVIGLLMLVHALYETFSGRQAARICCAAAPQAGYGGIAAVSMLAGLVPCPGAALVLAFAMGLGLPWTGFFAVLALALGMGLTTSLFGVLSIASRSALVHVAGRGPRLLTVMYSCLAIGGALGITLLGTMLFLSARC; translated from the coding sequence ATGACTATGCGCATGGCAGCCGTGTGTACCGCGGTGCTGTTGTTTTTGTGTTCGATGTCCCTGAGCGTCCCTGTAACGGATGGTGTTTCGTCTCTGCAACTGGGCATGGTGTCTGCTTCGCTGGCGAATCCCTTTACCAAGGGGGCGCATGGCCGCAGCCCGGGACAGGCAGAGGAGAAGGCTGCGGGCGGTTTCGAGCAGCAGGATCAGACTGCCATTGCCCCCGGCAACGGTACGCAAGAAGGGGCGCTGCAGGCTCCGGTTGCAGAGACGGGCGGAGCGAGTCTTCCGCATGCCGAGGCAGGTTTTCTGGCCACGCAGTATACACGCATGTTGCGCGCTGTGACCGTGATGCAGAAGGAGATGCGTGAAAAACTGTCCGAGCTGGGCAAGGACATCGCTGCCAACCCTGCGGGTGGTTCGTTCTGGACATTCATAGGTCTGTCTTTTTTTTACGGAGTAGTGCACGCGTTGGGACCGGGCCACGGCAAGGCCGTGGTGTTTTCCTATTTTCTCGGCAAGCGGGGCAGCATTGCGCGCGGTTTTGCCATGGGGCACCTGCTTTCATTCGTGCATGCCATGTCGGCCGTGGTGCTCGTATTCGTTTTGCAGTGGGTGCTCGGCAACAAAGGCTCGCAAGGGTTTGACGAAGCCGGCGGGGTGTTGCAGCACGTGAGCTATGGACTTGTGGCCGTGATCGGGCTGCTTATGCTGGTGCATGCGTTGTATGAGACATTTTCCGGCAGGCAGGCTGCCCGCATATGCTGTGCAGCGGCACCGCAGGCGGGATATGGCGGCATTGCCGCTGTTTCCATGCTGGCGGGGCTGGTACCCTGTCCGGGCGCGGCGCTGGTGCTCGCCTTTGCCATGGGGCTGGGGCTGCCGTGGACGGGATTTTTTGCGGTGCTTGCGCTTGCGTTGGGCATGGGGCTGACAACATCGCTCTTCGGTGTTCTCAGCATTGCCTCGCGCAGCGCGCTTGTGCATGTGGCAGGCAGAGGGCCGAGGTTGCTCACGGTCATGTACAGTTGTCTCGCCATCGGCGGGGCGCTGGGCATTACCCTGCTCGGCACCATGTTATTCCTTTCCGCACGATGCTGA
- a CDS encoding ferredoxin, producing the protein MAKILVLDTNECIACESCVELCPEAFRMSSGNEYAEVIDPETKADCVEDAINTCPVQCISWEDA; encoded by the coding sequence ATGGCCAAGATTCTGGTGCTTGACACAAATGAATGTATTGCCTGCGAATCGTGTGTGGAACTTTGCCCCGAAGCGTTCCGGATGTCCAGCGGCAACGAATATGCGGAAGTCATAGACCCGGAAACAAAAGCGGATTGCGTTGAAGACGCCATCAACACCTGCCCGGTGCAGTGTATCTCGTGGGAAGATGCTTAG
- a CDS encoding tetratricopeptide repeat protein: protein MESGGKQAKEHLARAKAYFQRHDVMRALEAVVNALQVMQKGISGPDKMAADAALREMIGLLNRTEEISTRFPKGVPFKPGIERQLYTLFNQVLQSIRMAQEHESYTQTLERKQKLDRVLNYGCKLLEAGKVQDAEGAFQEAIECYVDEHSMFRMMGEACLAVKQPRMAAKYLKQAVKVDKDKERSGRLLVRALEESGNIPAARKLEAELKLS, encoded by the coding sequence ATGGAGTCGGGCGGAAAGCAGGCGAAGGAACATCTGGCAAGGGCCAAGGCATATTTTCAGCGGCACGACGTGATGCGTGCGCTGGAGGCTGTGGTAAATGCCCTGCAGGTTATGCAGAAGGGGATTTCCGGGCCGGACAAGATGGCGGCTGATGCAGCCCTGCGGGAAATGATCGGCCTGCTCAACCGTACCGAAGAGATAAGCACCCGCTTTCCCAAGGGGGTTCCCTTCAAGCCCGGTATTGAGCGTCAGCTCTACACGCTGTTCAATCAGGTGCTGCAGTCCATCCGCATGGCGCAGGAGCACGAAAGCTACACGCAGACACTGGAACGGAAGCAGAAGCTGGACAGGGTGCTCAACTATGGCTGCAAGCTGCTGGAAGCCGGTAAGGTGCAGGACGCAGAAGGAGCCTTTCAGGAAGCCATTGAGTGCTATGTGGATGAGCATTCAATGTTCCGCATGATGGGTGAGGCCTGCCTTGCGGTGAAACAGCCGCGTATGGCGGCCAAATACCTCAAGCAGGCCGTGAAGGTCGACAAGGACAAGGAGCGCTCAGGACGCTTGCTTGTACGCGCACTGGAAGAAAGCGGCAATATTCCGGCTGCCAGAAAGCTGGAAGCCGAGCTGAAGCTTTCCTAG
- a CDS encoding TRAP transporter small permease subunit, giving the protein MVQAFIRKIDALTEVIGKATMGLALLLVVLVMADVAMRYVFSISFASVRELEWHIYSLLFLFGGAYTLRHDGHVRVDVAYQHFSPRMRALVNVIGCLIFLFPGCYLVIRTSAMFTKFSWMMAEQSPDPGGLPFRWFLKGCLPVAFGLLALQGVSFFLKNLLVLLGKAEAEEA; this is encoded by the coding sequence ATGGTGCAAGCGTTCATACGAAAAATCGATGCGTTAACAGAAGTGATAGGCAAGGCGACCATGGGGCTAGCCCTCTTGCTGGTTGTACTGGTGATGGCCGATGTCGCCATGCGGTATGTGTTCAGCATCAGCTTTGCCTCGGTGCGCGAGCTGGAATGGCACATCTATTCCCTGCTGTTCCTCTTCGGCGGGGCCTATACGCTGCGGCATGACGGCCATGTGCGCGTGGACGTGGCCTATCAGCATTTCAGCCCCAGAATGCGGGCGCTGGTCAACGTGATCGGCTGTCTGATCTTTCTGTTTCCGGGGTGTTATCTGGTCATCCGCACCTCTGCCATGTTTACCAAATTCAGCTGGATGATGGCCGAACAGTCGCCGGACCCCGGCGGGCTGCCCTTCCGCTGGTTCCTCAAGGGATGCCTGCCTGTGGCCTTTGGCCTGCTGGCCCTGCAGGGCGTTTCGTTCTTTCTGAAGAATCTGCTTGTGCTGCTCGGCAAGGCAGAAGCGGAGGAGGCATAG
- a CDS encoding TRAP transporter large permease, with the protein MHQALAGWLFVGMTAMLMLGFPVAFTLLGTSLIFGVIGFGWDFFNLMPLRVWGVMSNFTYTAVPLFIFMGMTMERSGIATKLIESMGTMLGRVRGGMAISVVLVGALLGASTGIVGATVVTMGLLALPTMMRCGYKNTLSTGVIAASGTLGQIIPPSIILILLGDIIGVPVGDLFIGALVPGFMLVLFYIIYIMLYSKIWPENVPAVICGPRCKPGDPEYDECSIGADMPGIRDLMGAFLPPLFLILSVLGTIFAGIASPTEAAGVGAFGALILSYMNGKFSWQMLKEVMESTMRLTSMIFIILVGATAFGLVFRGLGGDHLVRDFVQALPFGKWGVLAVVMFLIFLMGFFLDFIEITFIQIPVLAPIMIESGFDPTWLALIFALNLQTSFLTPPFGFSLFYLKGVCPPQVSTLDIYKGIIPFVAIQLLVLGICAAFPDLLLWLPHMAAAR; encoded by the coding sequence ATGCATCAGGCACTTGCAGGCTGGCTCTTTGTCGGCATGACGGCCATGCTCATGCTTGGTTTTCCCGTTGCGTTCACGCTGCTCGGGACGTCGCTCATCTTCGGGGTAATCGGTTTCGGCTGGGATTTCTTCAATCTCATGCCCCTGCGCGTGTGGGGCGTGATGAGCAATTTTACCTATACGGCTGTTCCGCTGTTCATCTTCATGGGCATGACCATGGAGCGTTCGGGCATTGCCACCAAGCTCATCGAGTCCATGGGAACCATGCTGGGCCGTGTCCGCGGCGGCATGGCCATTTCCGTTGTGCTGGTCGGGGCGCTTCTCGGTGCCTCCACAGGCATTGTGGGCGCGACCGTGGTCACCATGGGGCTGCTTGCTCTGCCCACCATGATGCGCTGCGGCTACAAGAACACGCTTTCCACAGGAGTTATCGCGGCATCGGGTACTCTCGGGCAGATCATTCCTCCTTCCATCATCCTCATTCTTCTGGGCGACATTATCGGCGTGCCAGTCGGCGATCTCTTCATAGGAGCGCTGGTTCCCGGTTTCATGCTGGTGCTGTTCTACATCATCTACATCATGCTCTATTCCAAGATCTGGCCGGAGAATGTACCCGCCGTGATCTGCGGCCCACGCTGCAAGCCCGGTGATCCGGAGTATGACGAGTGCTCCATCGGAGCGGACATGCCGGGAATACGGGACCTGATGGGAGCATTTTTGCCGCCCCTGTTCCTCATTCTGTCAGTGCTGGGTACTATCTTCGCCGGTATTGCCTCTCCCACGGAAGCTGCGGGCGTGGGGGCCTTCGGCGCGCTCATTCTCAGCTATATGAACGGCAAGTTCAGCTGGCAGATGCTCAAGGAAGTCATGGAATCCACCATGCGCCTTACCAGCATGATCTTCATTATCCTTGTGGGTGCCACGGCCTTCGGCCTCGTATTCCGAGGACTTGGCGGCGATCATCTGGTACGCGATTTCGTGCAGGCTCTTCCTTTCGGCAAATGGGGCGTGCTCGCTGTGGTGATGTTCCTCATCTTCCTCATGGGTTTCTTTCTCGACTTCATCGAGATTACCTTCATCCAGATTCCCGTGCTGGCTCCCATCATGATCGAATCGGGTTTCGACCCGACGTGGCTGGCGCTGATATTTGCTCTGAATCTGCAGACATCCTTCCTTACGCCACCGTTCGGGTTCTCGCTCTTTTACCTCAAGGGGGTGTGTCCGCCACAGGTCTCCACCCTTGATATCTACAAGGGGATCATTCCCTTTGTGGCCATTCAGCTGCTTGTGCTGGGTATCTGCGCTGCGTTCCCCGACCTGCTGCTGTGGCTGCCGCATATGGCCGCAGCCCGATAG